A section of the Alkalihalobacillus sp. LMS39 genome encodes:
- a CDS encoding DUF2524 family protein, with amino-acid sequence MPYHKDKQQAFQAAQQAVVQAEEATSVIHDSPNDVGHHTKMALQEIEEAEQQVLKALTVASEHQKEQLHEYQQQLEQLKNKAQQ; translated from the coding sequence ATGCCATATCATAAAGATAAGCAGCAAGCATTTCAAGCAGCGCAACAAGCGGTTGTTCAAGCTGAAGAAGCAACATCTGTCATTCATGATTCTCCTAATGATGTAGGTCATCATACAAAAATGGCGTTGCAGGAAATAGAGGAAGCAGAGCAACAAGTCCTAAAAGCATTAACCGTTGCTTCTGAGCATCAAAAAGAGCAATTGCACGAATATCAACAGCAGCTTGAACAATTAAAAAACAAAGCACAACAATAA
- a CDS encoding small acid-soluble spore protein P → MVEHNTSKDIRKNAPKGDNPGQPAPMKGSKKVKQRNHVNQAHGE, encoded by the coding sequence ATGGTTGAACATAATACATCAAAAGACATTCGAAAAAATGCTCCTAAAGGAGATAACCCGGGCCAGCCTGCTCCAATGAAAGGATCTAAAAAAGTAAAACAACGAAATCACGTAAATCAAGCCCATGGTGAATAA
- the selA gene encoding L-seryl-tRNA(Sec) selenium transferase encodes MKTLLRSLPAIHEIQQDKRFLIFIHSSGVSKEAATSWIKDIINTVRHDIVEGKRQSVDGLFDEIFSILKAKAKEDKKSTLTKVINATGTILHTNLGRAKLSEDAVSQVQAVAMHYSNLEYQLEKGTRGSRHDIIESIIQEVTGAEAAMVVNNNAAAVYFILKAFAKGKEVIVSRGQLVEIGGSFRVSSIMEESGASLVEVGTTNKTHPFDYEKAITENTAMMMKVHTSNFKTIGFTKSVTIEELVQIKNKHNLLLYEDLGSGAIYDFRTHGIGDEPTVRETLEKGVDIVSFSGDKLLGGPQAGIIAGKKELIAVLKKHQLARVLRVDKMTLAALEATLKAYRHSFHRVKEIPTVSAILSTVEEVEQKARQFVQALTYNHFTFQLEEGTSQIGGGTMPGVDIPTMIVYVSHPNFSAQELFEQFLKLDIPIVCRRKDDHLVFDFRTIEQQEVNIVIEQVKQWIEKTQSLQ; translated from the coding sequence GTGAAAACATTATTAAGGTCCTTACCTGCTATCCACGAAATTCAACAAGACAAGAGATTTCTCATATTTATCCATTCTAGTGGTGTTTCAAAAGAGGCAGCAACAAGTTGGATAAAAGACATCATAAATACGGTTAGGCATGATATTGTAGAAGGAAAAAGGCAGTCGGTTGATGGATTGTTTGATGAGATTTTTTCTATACTAAAAGCAAAAGCGAAGGAAGATAAAAAGTCAACGTTAACAAAGGTAATCAATGCGACAGGGACGATATTACATACAAATTTAGGACGAGCAAAATTAAGTGAGGATGCGGTTTCTCAAGTTCAAGCGGTTGCGATGCATTATTCTAACCTTGAATATCAATTGGAAAAGGGGACGCGAGGCTCAAGACATGACATCATTGAATCGATAATCCAAGAAGTTACAGGGGCAGAGGCAGCAATGGTCGTTAATAATAATGCTGCAGCCGTTTACTTTATTTTAAAAGCATTCGCTAAAGGAAAAGAAGTGATTGTTTCACGAGGGCAACTCGTTGAAATAGGAGGGTCATTCCGTGTTTCTTCAATAATGGAAGAGAGTGGCGCTTCTCTTGTGGAAGTGGGAACGACAAATAAAACCCATCCGTTTGATTATGAAAAAGCGATCACAGAAAATACAGCGATGATGATGAAAGTACATACAAGTAATTTTAAAACAATAGGGTTTACGAAATCCGTCACGATTGAGGAGCTTGTACAAATAAAAAATAAACATAATCTCCTGTTGTACGAAGATTTAGGAAGTGGTGCGATATATGACTTTCGTACACACGGTATCGGGGACGAGCCGACTGTAAGAGAAACATTGGAAAAAGGAGTGGACATTGTTTCTTTTAGCGGGGATAAGTTATTAGGTGGACCGCAAGCAGGGATCATTGCAGGAAAAAAAGAATTGATTGCGGTGTTAAAAAAACATCAGCTCGCTCGGGTGTTACGAGTCGATAAAATGACATTAGCTGCACTAGAAGCTACGTTAAAAGCGTATCGACATTCGTTTCATAGAGTGAAAGAAATTCCAACAGTCAGTGCCATTTTATCGACAGTTGAAGAAGTCGAGCAAAAAGCGCGACAGTTTGTACAAGCTCTTACTTATAATCATTTTACTTTTCAATTAGAGGAAGGAACATCACAAATTGGTGGAGGAACAATGCCGGGAGTGGATATTCCAACAATGATTGTGTATGTATCTCATCCTAATTTTTCAGCGCAAGAACTGTTCGAACAATTTCTAAAGCTAGACATCCCGATTGTTTGTCGACGCAAAGACGACCATCTTGTTTTTGATTTTCGAACAATCGAACAGCAAGAAGTGAACATTGTCATTGAACAAGTCAAACAATGGATAGAGAAAACCCAGTCCCTTCAATAA
- a CDS encoding Rdx family protein encodes MKYRVSVEFCMQUNYAPKAASFAEELFTHFRGNITEFSLIPGSGGVFEVTVNGTNVYSKRETGQFPETKAVIEKMESMTE; translated from the coding sequence ATGAAATATCGTGTGTCTGTTGAGTTTTGCATGCAGTGAAACTATGCACCAAAAGCCGCAAGTTTTGCGGAAGAGCTATTTACTCATTTTCGAGGAAATATAACGGAGTTTTCGCTAATCCCTGGATCGGGTGGCGTGTTTGAAGTTACAGTCAATGGGACAAACGTGTATTCAAAGCGTGAAACAGGACAATTTCCTGAAACTAAAGCTGTAATTGAAAAAATGGAATCTATGACAGAATAA
- the selD gene encoding selenide, water dikinase SelD yields the protein MNNEQPIRLTAMSTKAGUGCKIGPEDLAQVLCHLPDQTHDKNVLVGLDTSDDAGAYKISDELALIQTVDYFTPVVDDPYMFGQIAAANALSDVYAMGGQPKTVLNIVGFPIKKLPEQMLAQILIGAADKVKEAGATIVGGHSIDDQEPKFGLSVTGFAHPDRIYKNVGAKIGDVLVLTKPIGVGILTTGIKRDAVTKEQESAVTKTMAQLNKVAAEQLAPFAPHAVTDVTGFGLLGHAYEMAKGSHVSFVIHHQDVPMLEGTLSLAEQGIIPGGSKANEKWLQSVIDYETTLPSVMKSILCDAITSGGLLISLPKEKAEQYVQTMHQVGVTETAIIGEVVEKQEAAIFVK from the coding sequence ATGAATAACGAGCAACCGATTCGGTTAACCGCAATGTCAACAAAAGCTGGTTGAGGCTGCAAAATTGGTCCTGAAGACCTGGCACAAGTTTTGTGTCATTTACCTGATCAAACACATGATAAAAATGTTCTTGTTGGTCTTGATACGTCTGACGATGCGGGAGCATATAAAATATCAGATGAGCTAGCATTAATTCAAACGGTTGATTACTTCACCCCTGTTGTGGACGATCCTTACATGTTTGGCCAAATTGCCGCGGCCAATGCCTTAAGTGATGTATATGCGATGGGTGGTCAGCCGAAAACAGTCTTAAATATTGTCGGCTTTCCAATCAAAAAATTACCTGAGCAAATGTTAGCTCAAATTTTGATCGGAGCGGCTGATAAAGTAAAAGAAGCAGGGGCTACCATTGTCGGCGGACATTCTATCGATGACCAAGAACCGAAATTCGGCCTTTCTGTCACTGGTTTTGCTCACCCTGACCGTATTTATAAAAATGTCGGCGCCAAAATTGGCGATGTTCTTGTGTTAACAAAGCCTATCGGTGTAGGGATTCTTACTACCGGCATTAAGCGAGATGCCGTAACAAAAGAGCAAGAAAGTGCTGTAACAAAAACAATGGCTCAATTAAACAAAGTAGCGGCTGAACAATTAGCTCCTTTTGCCCCACATGCTGTTACCGATGTGACTGGATTTGGCTTGTTAGGACATGCCTATGAAATGGCAAAAGGCAGTCATGTAAGTTTTGTCATTCACCATCAAGATGTTCCTATGCTTGAAGGAACGCTCTCCTTAGCTGAACAAGGCATTATTCCAGGTGGCTCAAAAGCGAATGAGAAATGGCTTCAATCCGTCATTGACTATGAGACAACCCTGCCATCTGTTATGAAAAGTATATTATGTGACGCAATTACTTCAGGAGGATTGCTCATTAGCCTTCCGAAAGAAAAAGCAGAACAATATGTTCAAACGATGCACCAAGTAGGTGTCACAGAGACAGCGATTATTGGTGAAGTCGTAGAAAAGCAAGAAGCAGCTATATTTGTAAAATAA